From Candidatus Brocadiaceae bacterium, the proteins below share one genomic window:
- a CDS encoding SDR family oxidoreductase produces MKTVITGGAGFIGSHLCDFLIEKGHSVVCIDNLLTGNPENIVHLTGNDRFRFIKHNVSDYIYLKGTVDTVLHFASPASPFDYLEFPIQTLKVGSLGTLNSLGLAKAKNAKFLLASTSEVYGDPQVHPQQENYWGHVNPVGPRGVYDEAKRFAEAMTMAYHRYHKVNTRIVRIFNTYGPRMRIKDGRALPNFICQALRGEDITVFGNGSQTRSFCYVSDLIEGIYQLLLSNEHEPVNIGNPDEITILQLAEEILALTKSKSKILLKPLPEDDPKIRQPDISKAKSLFSWEPKITREEGLRNTLKYFKNILQKQ; encoded by the coding sequence ATGAAAACGGTAATTACGGGAGGCGCAGGATTTATTGGCTCGCACCTGTGCGATTTTCTCATAGAAAAAGGCCATAGTGTAGTCTGTATCGATAATCTGTTAACCGGTAATCCGGAAAACATCGTCCATCTGACGGGAAATGACCGTTTTCGCTTTATAAAACATAACGTGAGCGATTATATCTATCTAAAAGGAACCGTTGATACTGTGCTCCATTTCGCCTCGCCGGCCAGCCCTTTTGATTATCTGGAGTTTCCCATACAAACCCTAAAGGTCGGTTCCTTAGGCACCCTTAACAGCCTGGGTTTAGCCAAAGCGAAGAATGCCAAATTTCTTTTAGCTTCTACCTCGGAAGTTTATGGAGACCCCCAAGTCCATCCACAGCAAGAGAATTATTGGGGACACGTAAATCCGGTAGGCCCAAGAGGTGTTTATGATGAAGCAAAGAGATTTGCGGAGGCAATGACAATGGCATACCACCGATATCATAAAGTAAATACAAGAATTGTGCGGATATTCAATACCTACGGACCACGAATGCGTATTAAAGATGGTCGTGCATTGCCAAATTTTATCTGCCAGGCGCTCAGGGGAGAAGACATCACCGTATTTGGAAATGGTTCTCAGACAAGAAGTTTTTGCTATGTTTCGGATCTCATTGAAGGTATTTATCAATTGCTTCTTTCAAATGAGCATGAGCCGGTAAATATTGGAAATCCTGATGAAATCACTATTCTTCAATTAGCAGAAGAGATCCTTGCTCTGACAAAGAGCAAAAGTAAAATACTATTGAAACCACTTCCGGAAGACGACCCTAAGATCAGGCAGCCTGATATTTCCAAGGCAAAATCCCTTTTCTCCTGGGAACCAAAAATTACACGGGAAGAAGGTTTACGCAATACCTTGAAATACTTTAAAAACATACTTCAAAAGCAGTGA
- a CDS encoding flavodoxin family protein encodes MKKVIGIFGSPRIDGNSDILLNHALKGAKANGADIEQIFIRELHIAPCNSCGGCYENGKCVIDDDMQGIYSKLIEADGIIVATPLYFMGISAQLKALVDRCQAFWARKYLLKIPAREGGSFSRGFFIATAARNNGEELFFGAIKTIKAFFHVLDIEYKGDLLCAGLEEKGSVNTRKHLLQKAEDAGRELFH; translated from the coding sequence ATGAAAAAGGTTATCGGCATATTTGGAAGCCCTCGAATTGACGGAAATTCCGATATATTACTGAATCATGCTTTAAAAGGTGCCAAAGCAAATGGCGCGGATATCGAACAGATTTTTATCAGAGAACTACACATTGCCCCGTGCAATTCCTGCGGGGGTTGCTATGAAAACGGGAAATGTGTAATAGATGATGATATGCAAGGTATTTATTCCAAACTGATAGAAGCGGATGGCATTATCGTTGCGACACCCCTCTACTTTATGGGTATAAGTGCGCAGTTAAAAGCACTTGTTGATCGTTGCCAGGCATTTTGGGCCCGGAAATATCTTTTGAAAATACCCGCCAGGGAAGGCGGCTCTTTCTCCAGAGGCTTTTTCATCGCCACTGCAGCACGAAACAATGGCGAAGAATTGTTTTTTGGAGCCATAAAAACGATAAAAGCCTTTTTTCATGTGCTGGATATAGAGTATAAAGGTGATCTCTTGTGTGCGGGACTGGAAGAAAAGGGTTCTGTAAATACAAGGAAGCACTTACTGCAAAAAGCCGAAGACGCAGGCAGGGAATTGTTCCATTAA